The following coding sequences lie in one Sulfuricurvum sp. genomic window:
- the soxB gene encoding thiosulfohydrolase SoxB: MDVSRRDFFHIAAALGIGLPTLGSAASTPKRADEVGLKDIYSFNARGNVTLLHICDMHAHIKPLYWREPSTLISAPNLTGTPGFLCGESFLKHYGMKGKTLDAYFDTHMNFDALAHKFGKMGGIAHMKTLINHIKKERGADNVMLLDSGDTWQGTGLALKTTGEAIVKAQNYLGVDVMVGHWEFTYGKTRVKELIEMLNATFISQNIIGDDSFAEDFEELIFKPYTIQERGGAKIGIIGQSFPFTSTANPKEFTQGWSFGLRLDTLQTYVDKLRKEEKVDCVVVLSHDGFSVDQEVARQVKGIDFILSGHTHDPSPQPTVINGTVIVIAGSHGKYIGRLDIDIKNHKVKGYEYKLIPVAANLIPADPEGVELVNSLYAPHEKEFSEVLGVTKNILYKRDTFHSPFDELINDAIIDTMDSDISFTPGYRWGTTVLGGDAITMDSVYDMTAITYPNVYTFELTGKHIRSLLEDIADNVFNPNPLYQQGGDMSRLGGVTYSIKIGAPSGKRISNILVKGKPLDDNKTYKVSSWGGNLQNAGTNLRESLTRPVYDVTASYIRRQKNVNIDGHSNVDILDYDCGCPRKGSKGC, encoded by the coding sequence ATGGACGTATCACGCAGAGATTTTTTCCATATCGCCGCCGCACTAGGGATCGGTTTGCCGACTCTTGGTTCAGCCGCTTCAACCCCGAAACGGGCTGATGAGGTAGGGTTGAAAGATATTTATTCATTTAATGCCCGCGGAAATGTGACGCTGTTGCATATCTGTGATATGCATGCGCATATCAAACCGCTGTACTGGCGTGAGCCTTCGACACTGATTTCGGCACCGAATCTTACGGGAACTCCCGGATTTTTGTGCGGTGAATCGTTTTTAAAACATTACGGCATGAAAGGCAAAACGCTCGATGCCTATTTCGATACCCATATGAATTTTGATGCATTGGCACACAAATTCGGGAAAATGGGGGGGATCGCCCATATGAAAACCCTCATCAACCATATCAAAAAAGAGCGCGGGGCGGATAATGTCATGCTTCTGGACTCGGGTGATACATGGCAGGGTACAGGTCTGGCGCTCAAAACGACCGGTGAAGCAATCGTTAAAGCGCAAAATTACCTCGGTGTCGACGTTATGGTCGGTCACTGGGAATTTACCTATGGCAAAACACGGGTTAAAGAGCTGATCGAAATGCTAAATGCGACGTTTATCTCCCAAAATATCATCGGAGATGATTCATTTGCCGAAGATTTCGAAGAGTTGATTTTTAAACCATACACGATTCAAGAACGGGGCGGTGCGAAGATCGGTATCATCGGTCAGTCGTTTCCGTTTACCTCTACGGCAAATCCGAAAGAGTTTACCCAAGGGTGGAGTTTCGGTCTCCGTTTGGATACTCTTCAAACGTATGTCGATAAACTACGTAAAGAGGAAAAAGTGGACTGTGTTGTCGTGTTGTCGCATGACGGTTTCAGCGTTGACCAAGAGGTTGCGCGACAAGTCAAAGGGATCGATTTCATCCTCAGCGGACATACGCATGACCCGTCTCCTCAGCCGACGGTTATCAACGGTACGGTGATCGTGATTGCGGGAAGCCATGGTAAATATATCGGGCGTTTGGATATCGATATCAAAAACCATAAAGTCAAAGGGTATGAGTACAAACTGATCCCGGTAGCGGCAAACTTGATCCCGGCTGACCCTGAAGGGGTCGAATTGGTGAACTCTCTGTATGCTCCGCATGAGAAAGAGTTTAGCGAAGTACTCGGTGTGACCAAAAACATCTTGTACAAACGTGATACCTTCCATTCACCGTTCGACGAACTCATCAATGATGCGATCATCGATACGATGGATTCGGACATCTCGTTTACTCCGGGATATCGATGGGGAACGACGGTACTCGGCGGAGACGCGATTACTATGGACAGTGTCTATGATATGACGGCGATCACTTATCCTAATGTCTACACGTTTGAATTGACCGGTAAACATATCCGCTCACTCCTCGAAGATATTGCCGATAACGTGTTCAATCCGAACCCGCTGTATCAGCAAGGGGGGGATATGAGCCGTTTGGGCGGTGTTACGTACAGCATCAAAATCGGTGCACCGAGTGGTAAGCGTATCAGTAATATATTGGTCAAAGGGAAACCTTTGGATGATAACAAAACGTACAAAGTCTCTTCATGGGGCGGTAATTTGCAAAATGCAGGAACCAACCTACGAGAGTCTTTGACCCGTCCGGTTTATGATGTGACGGCATCGTACATCCGACGTCAAAAAAATGTCAATATCGACGGTCACAGCAATGTGGATATCCTCGATTACGATTGCGGTTGTCCTCGTAAAGGTTCAAAGGGCTGTTAA
- the soxA gene encoding sulfur oxidation c-type cytochrome SoxA, with protein MRKLSLSAALICLALLSNSNAEEKMSMSDADKAMYAEMLENNPADMDIAEGEQLFGGMTTLDAYSKMLGVKEKDLSNYIAGFPRYVDAAKKVVTLSQTIQMAAADAGKTVPKLESKEMLKMTAYVKSLANGKKTSIDVKANAQMKEMMKLGQEVFEERRGGRGLSCNSCHSPDIIGQRLRMQPLPDLGVNRAAGTWPAYRMTKSETTLLDKRFQQCMDNALLAKIPLGSREMVGLEVYITNKTKGNEIQIPGLKR; from the coding sequence ATGCGTAAACTGTCTTTAAGTGCCGCATTGATTTGTCTGGCACTTTTGAGTAATTCCAATGCCGAAGAGAAAATGAGCATGAGCGACGCCGATAAAGCAATGTACGCTGAAATGCTTGAGAATAATCCGGCAGATATGGATATTGCTGAGGGTGAACAATTGTTTGGCGGCATGACTACTCTGGATGCCTATAGCAAAATGTTGGGTGTTAAAGAGAAAGATTTATCAAATTACATTGCCGGCTTTCCACGGTATGTCGATGCGGCAAAAAAAGTGGTGACACTCTCTCAAACGATCCAAATGGCGGCGGCTGATGCAGGCAAAACGGTTCCGAAATTAGAGAGCAAAGAGATGCTCAAAATGACTGCGTATGTCAAATCATTGGCGAACGGTAAAAAAACATCGATCGATGTCAAAGCTAACGCACAAATGAAAGAGATGATGAAGCTCGGTCAAGAAGTATTTGAAGAACGTCGCGGCGGTCGCGGTCTTTCATGTAACAGTTGTCACAGTCCAGACATCATCGGGCAGCGTCTTCGTATGCAACCGCTTCCGGATTTGGGTGTAAACAGAGCGGCAGGAACATGGCCGGCGTACCGTATGACAAAAAGCGAAACAACATTATTGGATAAACGTTTCCAACAATGTATGGATAATGCGTTGTTAGCAAAAATCCCGTTGGGTTCTCGTGAGATGGTAGGACTCGAAGTCTACATTACTAATAAAACAAAAGGCAACGAGATTCAAATCCCGGGCTTGAAACGCTAA
- the soxZ gene encoding thiosulfate oxidation carrier complex protein SoxZ, producing MAEMKTLIKIKPKEYKVGEVVKIDFMAMHPMETGMRKNKDTGEIIPAHYINEVNFMFNDQLITKMVIWESLSVNPLFSISFKVPGAGTLKVIAKDNKGQSVETTQQISPKG from the coding sequence ATGGCAGAGATGAAAACACTGATTAAAATCAAACCAAAAGAGTACAAAGTAGGTGAAGTCGTCAAGATCGACTTTATGGCGATGCATCCGATGGAAACCGGAATGCGTAAAAACAAAGACACAGGCGAGATTATCCCTGCGCATTACATCAACGAAGTAAACTTTATGTTTAACGATCAGTTGATTACAAAGATGGTCATTTGGGAATCACTATCGGTCAATCCGTTATTCTCGATCAGTTTCAAAGTACCGGGTGCGGGAACACTTAAAGTCATTGCCAAAGATAACAAAGGGCAAAGCGTTGAGACCACTCAACAAATTAGCCCTAAAGGATAA
- the soxY gene encoding thiosulfate oxidation carrier protein SoxY: MERRSFLKGFGVVAACTAMMPQIASAADEAKKVVGPNEMNYDAAVAAITGGKPVTPSAKVVVSAPEIAENGAVVPVKVNVESPMTSKDYVKAIHILASKNGNVRCANIYLTPANGEAYFGTRVKLGGTQDVVAIAEMSDGTFLSAKQNVKVTIGGCG, from the coding sequence ATGGAACGCAGATCATTTTTAAAAGGATTTGGAGTCGTAGCAGCGTGTACTGCTATGATGCCTCAAATTGCAAGTGCGGCGGATGAAGCAAAAAAGGTTGTAGGACCGAACGAGATGAATTACGATGCTGCAGTAGCGGCAATTACAGGTGGAAAACCGGTAACTCCATCTGCTAAAGTTGTTGTATCGGCACCTGAAATCGCAGAAAACGGTGCGGTTGTTCCGGTTAAAGTAAATGTAGAAAGCCCTATGACAAGTAAAGATTATGTCAAAGCGATTCATATCTTGGCATCTAAAAACGGAAATGTCCGATGTGCAAACATCTATCTTACCCCTGCCAACGGCGAAGCCTATTTCGGTACCCGTGTAAAACTCGGCGGGACTCAGGATGTTGTGGCGATTGCCGAAATGAGCGACGGAACATTCTTAAGTGCAAAGCAAAATGTCAAAGTAACCATCGGCGGATGCGGTTGA
- the soxX gene encoding sulfur oxidation c-type cytochrome SoxX translates to MRIAIMLGIATLLGAADLSQVIESPDATAILKKDALPAPKVYAMPAGCISEDPAVIARGKYIFHNLNGKDAKDPAPEGLVKILPDGKEKQFGNCVACHNIEGAKGYGNIGPDLSNYKGLFMDSGARKAEFVYQKIADARVDNPVTHMTINMTNGLMNEREVCDLTSYIVSKK, encoded by the coding sequence ATGCGAATAGCAATAATGCTTGGAATCGCCACCCTTTTGGGAGCGGCAGATTTATCGCAAGTGATCGAAAGCCCGGATGCGACGGCCATTTTAAAAAAAGATGCCCTTCCTGCACCGAAAGTGTATGCTATGCCGGCGGGATGTATCAGTGAAGATCCTGCCGTCATTGCACGAGGGAAGTATATTTTCCACAATCTAAATGGAAAAGATGCAAAAGATCCCGCGCCGGAAGGTCTCGTTAAAATCCTTCCTGACGGAAAAGAGAAACAATTCGGAAATTGTGTCGCGTGTCACAATATCGAAGGTGCAAAGGGCTATGGCAATATCGGACCCGATCTGAGCAACTATAAAGGGTTGTTTATGGACAGCGGTGCACGAAAAGCGGAGTTTGTTTACCAAAAAATTGCGGATGCTCGTGTCGACAATCCGGTTACCCATATGACGATCAACATGACCAATGGGTTGATGAATGAACGCGAAGTGTGTGATTTGACCTCTTATATCGTATCAAAAAAATAA
- a CDS encoding HAMP domain-containing sensor histidine kinase — MRSFKIGAGWDTSLNDNFYALKNAFFYTMLVAVLLLAPTYLYVTYMKYVYEIQYEFKLKHQSHLILRTMEEFDPKETQPFDYPRFRSFQSGLYDEHFKPVFSLIDKPLELQEIGYHVQNGYAYLIEALPEGRYFDASYLVVGGELSYVRIYQDVVVILLSIAALIFVLSLFFLDRFALPFQRVNKRLDQFIKDSMHEINTPLSIINVNIDLYNRSNPTNKYLQRIKAATKTLATLYNDMDYLIKNERLAFEYERIDLSHYLQERIDYFSEVAALKNITIQPRIEEGIFIAFNPTQLQRIIDNNLSNAIKYSHEEGTITVVLEHFENRCVMSFQDNGVGIEDVNRIFERYYRENRDKGGFGIGLNIVKSIIDKAGIELKIDSIYGKGSTFSYTFYPPLSIDA; from the coding sequence TTGAGATCATTCAAAATCGGCGCGGGCTGGGATACATCATTGAACGATAATTTCTACGCACTGAAAAACGCTTTTTTTTATACGATGCTCGTTGCGGTATTGCTGTTGGCACCGACGTATCTGTATGTCACTTATATGAAATACGTGTATGAGATACAGTATGAGTTTAAACTAAAGCATCAATCGCATCTGATTTTACGAACGATGGAAGAGTTTGACCCGAAAGAGACGCAGCCTTTTGATTACCCGAGGTTTCGTTCGTTTCAGTCGGGATTATATGATGAACATTTTAAACCTGTTTTCAGCCTCATTGATAAGCCTCTGGAACTACAGGAAATCGGATATCATGTACAAAACGGATACGCCTATCTGATCGAGGCACTTCCGGAAGGGCGATATTTCGATGCATCGTATTTGGTAGTAGGGGGAGAACTGTCGTATGTGCGTATTTATCAGGATGTTGTCGTCATTCTCCTCTCTATCGCGGCACTAATATTTGTCCTTTCCCTCTTTTTTCTGGATCGGTTTGCCCTTCCGTTTCAGCGCGTTAACAAGCGGCTTGATCAGTTTATTAAAGACTCGATGCATGAGATCAATACGCCGCTCTCGATTATCAACGTCAATATCGATCTCTATAACCGTTCCAATCCCACCAATAAATATCTGCAGCGGATCAAAGCGGCAACCAAAACGTTGGCAACACTTTATAATGACATGGACTATCTGATCAAAAACGAGCGCTTGGCATTTGAATATGAGCGGATTGATCTGAGTCACTATCTGCAAGAGCGGATTGATTATTTTTCGGAAGTTGCCGCACTGAAAAACATTACGATTCAGCCCCGTATTGAAGAGGGTATTTTTATCGCATTTAATCCGACTCAGTTACAACGTATTATTGATAACAATCTTTCTAATGCGATCAAGTATTCGCATGAAGAGGGGACGATCACGGTTGTTTTAGAACATTTTGAGAATCGATGTGTAATGAGCTTTCAAGATAACGGTGTTGGGATTGAAGATGTGAACCGAATTTTTGAACGCTATTATCGGGAAAACCGTGACAAAGGCGGATTCGGTATCGGTTTGAATATCGTGAAGTCGATTATTGATAAAGCGGGCATCGAACTCAAAATCGACTCTATCTACGGTAAGGGGAGTACATTTAGCTACACTTTTTACCCACCTCTTTCTATTGACGCATAA
- a CDS encoding response regulator transcription factor, which produces MRVLLLEDEYMLRVSITEFLEDMGYEVSGFSNGEKAFDAIYETHFDLYLLDVNVPGMTGFELLRTLRKEGNKTPAIFLTSMVNVSDLQEGYKSGCCDYIRKPFDLTELQIRIMHALKSYYHDGENKIDFGSDLIYDTENFTLTHNGQNIALSKTEKEIFTVLLKHTNQVVSVEMFQDEIWGEYVDPANIRVQINNLRKKLPIEIIQNRRGLGYIIER; this is translated from the coding sequence ATGAGAGTATTGTTACTGGAAGATGAATACATGCTACGCGTCAGCATCACCGAATTTTTGGAAGATATGGGGTATGAAGTATCAGGGTTTTCCAACGGAGAAAAAGCGTTTGACGCTATTTATGAAACCCATTTCGATCTTTATCTTCTCGATGTGAACGTTCCGGGTATGACCGGATTTGAATTGCTGCGGACGCTGCGCAAAGAGGGGAATAAAACTCCGGCTATTTTCCTCACCTCTATGGTAAACGTCAGTGATTTGCAGGAAGGGTACAAATCGGGATGCTGTGACTATATCCGCAAGCCTTTCGATCTGACCGAATTGCAGATACGGATCATGCATGCACTCAAAAGCTATTATCACGACGGGGAAAACAAAATCGATTTCGGTTCGGATCTGATTTATGACACTGAAAATTTTACGTTAACTCATAACGGCCAGAATATCGCACTCAGTAAAACCGAAAAAGAGATTTTTACGGTTTTGTTGAAACACACCAATCAGGTGGTATCGGTCGAAATGTTTCAGGATGAAATATGGGGAGAATATGTCGATCCGGCAAACATACGGGTACAGATCAACAACTTGAGAAAAAAGCTCCCGATTGAGATCATTCAAAATCGGCGCGGGCTGGGATACATCATTGAACGATAA
- a CDS encoding cache domain-containing protein, producing MDRWVKLFANKKTIAAVFLVIMMILGVVLWQLDKKVTSQTLERLSDQLSLALNNQLEKERSTALRYALILSQNTALNDALENDDEDKGFKILSEGMESIKVNTDALIRSQVITSDYIIFARSWDNSYAGMPLEFLRPDLLYFQTHRNPRSAIEVGRKLGVKATVPVYRSDKMLGFVEVVSFFESTQDYFDRLGVKMYVLMDAQFYDTAVFMQENPAIGKEYILANPKYTQSDLKLLGGVNFNVLKHSRVISSGGRYLFYEPMKNGAGETIGAFVFSLSPKQIKTYAHSDEEDISFLIHLSRNELYDVMVKKSFDNALFQSVYDKDLLYLKDTVAPEDRELFLQEAHDRLDAYSKEELIGIMLDYKVNKKIKGEIR from the coding sequence ATGGATCGCTGGGTTAAGCTTTTTGCGAATAAAAAGACGATTGCCGCGGTATTTTTGGTCATTATGATGATCTTAGGGGTTGTTCTGTGGCAGTTGGATAAAAAAGTGACGTCGCAAACGCTGGAACGGCTGAGCGATCAGCTCTCATTGGCTCTTAATAACCAGCTTGAAAAAGAGCGTTCGACAGCATTGCGTTATGCCCTCATCCTCTCCCAAAATACGGCACTCAACGATGCATTGGAAAATGATGATGAGGACAAAGGATTCAAAATCCTCTCGGAGGGGATGGAATCGATTAAGGTCAATACGGATGCGTTGATACGTTCTCAGGTTATCACCTCGGATTATATTATTTTCGCCCGCAGCTGGGATAACTCGTATGCGGGGATGCCGCTTGAGTTTCTTCGCCCCGATTTACTCTATTTCCAAACCCACAGAAATCCCCGCTCGGCGATCGAAGTGGGGCGTAAACTTGGGGTGAAAGCAACAGTTCCGGTCTATCGCAGTGATAAAATGCTCGGATTTGTCGAAGTCGTCTCCTTTTTTGAATCGACACAGGACTATTTCGATCGGTTAGGGGTTAAAATGTATGTTTTAATGGATGCACAATTTTATGATACGGCCGTATTTATGCAAGAAAACCCCGCTATCGGGAAAGAATATATTTTGGCGAATCCAAAATACACCCAAAGTGACCTGAAACTTTTGGGAGGGGTCAATTTTAATGTTCTTAAGCATAGCCGTGTCATCTCCAGCGGAGGACGTTATCTCTTTTATGAACCGATGAAGAACGGAGCAGGAGAAACAATCGGCGCATTCGTCTTCTCTCTTTCTCCGAAGCAGATTAAAACCTATGCCCATTCGGACGAAGAAGATATTTCATTCCTAATCCATCTTTCACGTAATGAGCTTTATGATGTCATGGTCAAAAAATCGTTTGATAATGCATTGTTCCAAAGCGTGTACGATAAAGATCTCCTCTACCTCAAAGACACGGTGGCTCCTGAAGATCGGGAGCTGTTTTTACAGGAGGCGCATGATCGCTTGGATGCCTACTCAAAAGAAGAGTTGATCGGAATCATGTTGGATTATAAAGTGAACAAAAAGATAAAAGGGGAGATTCGATGA
- the flhB gene encoding flagellar biosynthesis protein FlhB yields MADDQEKTEEPTSKKIEDARAEGNVAKSQDIVGVLVLFVAILGLIMMFTFIADRILNLSRYYFSLMGQPLTRELMFDMAFVTFREFLIMALPISIIVAVAGVAGTVAQIGFNFTTKPLMPNFSKLDPIKGLGNMFTLQKVLESIKITLKSFTALGIGFLFFWYYIQELPTVALFTLQDQMGWLRDKVIVLAAVMLIIITFYALIDLFLTRKQYFDKLKMSKQEIKDEFKNMEGDPHIKAKIRQIQFQAARKRMMASVPTADVVITNPTHYAVAIKYDETKHNAPVVVAKGVDNIAIQIKKIARENGVHIVQNPPLARSLYKEVEIDRAIPDMMFAAVAEVLAYVYKMGKKRKETP; encoded by the coding sequence GTGGCCGACGATCAAGAAAAGACTGAAGAACCCACCTCCAAGAAGATTGAAGACGCCCGAGCGGAAGGGAATGTCGCCAAGAGTCAGGATATTGTCGGGGTTCTCGTTTTATTCGTCGCTATTTTGGGATTGATTATGATGTTTACGTTTATTGCGGATCGTATTCTCAATCTTTCACGCTATTATTTTTCCCTTATGGGACAGCCGTTGACGAGAGAGTTGATGTTTGATATGGCATTTGTCACATTTCGGGAATTTTTGATTATGGCATTGCCGATCAGTATCATCGTTGCGGTTGCAGGAGTCGCAGGGACGGTAGCTCAAATCGGATTTAATTTTACGACAAAACCGTTAATGCCGAATTTTTCCAAACTCGATCCGATCAAAGGGCTCGGAAATATGTTTACTCTGCAAAAAGTGCTTGAATCGATTAAAATCACCCTTAAATCATTTACGGCGTTGGGGATCGGATTTTTGTTTTTTTGGTATTACATCCAAGAACTGCCGACTGTAGCGCTTTTTACCCTGCAAGATCAGATGGGATGGCTTCGGGATAAAGTGATCGTGCTTGCCGCAGTCATGCTCATCATCATTACTTTTTATGCACTGATCGATCTTTTCCTCACTCGAAAACAATATTTTGACAAACTCAAAATGTCGAAACAAGAGATTAAAGACGAATTTAAAAATATGGAAGGGGATCCGCATATCAAGGCAAAAATACGCCAGATTCAGTTTCAGGCGGCACGTAAGCGGATGATGGCTTCTGTCCCTACCGCGGATGTGGTGATTACGAATCCGACCCACTATGCGGTCGCAATCAAGTATGATGAGACGAAGCACAATGCTCCCGTCGTTGTGGCAAAAGGGGTGGATAATATTGCTATACAGATCAAAAAAATCGCACGCGAAAACGGAGTCCATATCGTCCAAAACCCTCCGCTCGCACGATCGCTTTATAAAGAGGTCGAGATTGACCGGGCAATCCCCGATATGATGTTTGCCGCTGTAGCAGAGGTGTTGGCTTACGTGTATAAAATGGGCAAAAAACGCAAGGAGACGCCGTAA
- the nadC gene encoding carboxylating nicotinate-nucleotide diphosphorylase produces MIEQFIREVLAEDVGRGDLYARVSQAVPASAKIIAKSDGVLAGEEYLRVLAELEKFNMVSYKRDGERFVKGDVVLSLSGDSHTLLRIERTLLNMLLHASSIATLTRQYVDLIAPYGTKLLDTRKTRPLLRNFEKYASRIGGATNHRMGLDDALMLKDTHLKTIDDLDAFMAEARKKIPFTSKIEIEAEDFEMAKRAMQVGADIVMCDNMTPEQLREVVEYKWEHHSSVLLEASGNITLETIAEYAKTGVDAISTGSMIHQANWIDMSMKMD; encoded by the coding sequence ATGATCGAACAATTTATCCGTGAAGTGTTAGCCGAAGATGTAGGGCGTGGGGATTTGTATGCGCGCGTTTCTCAGGCTGTTCCCGCATCTGCGAAAATTATTGCCAAGAGTGACGGTGTTTTAGCGGGAGAAGAATATCTGCGTGTACTGGCTGAACTCGAAAAGTTCAATATGGTATCGTATAAACGTGACGGCGAACGATTTGTAAAAGGAGACGTAGTGTTGAGTCTCAGCGGCGATTCGCATACCCTTCTTCGTATAGAGCGTACTTTGCTGAATATGCTGCTGCATGCCAGCTCGATTGCGACATTGACTCGTCAATACGTCGATTTGATCGCACCTTATGGAACCAAACTTCTCGATACCCGAAAAACCCGTCCTCTTCTGCGTAATTTTGAAAAATACGCGAGCCGTATCGGCGGAGCGACGAACCATCGGATGGGATTGGACGATGCCCTGATGCTCAAAGATACCCATCTCAAAACGATAGATGATTTGGATGCATTTATGGCGGAAGCACGTAAAAAAATCCCATTTACCTCAAAAATCGAGATTGAAGCGGAAGATTTTGAGATGGCTAAACGTGCAATGCAGGTGGGAGCCGACATCGTAATGTGTGACAATATGACACCTGAACAGCTTCGTGAAGTGGTGGAGTACAAATGGGAACATCATAGCAGCGTCTTGCTCGAAGCGAGCGGGAATATCACCCTGGAGACGATTGCGGAATATGCTAAAACGGGGGTGGATGCGATCAGTACCGGCTCGATGATTCATCAGGCCAACTGGATCGATATGTCGATGAAAATGGATTAA
- the nadA gene encoding quinolinate synthase NadA, whose amino-acid sequence MNTEELKQKIIDLKSRLSVTVVAHFYQRDEVFEMGDITGDSLELAKRTMADDKEFVVFCGVGFMGQSVKILSPHKRVVMPKVACCAMAKMIDGLYYDQSIQKLEDAGIKAEDILPITYINSDAAVKARVGKMGGMVCTSSNAKTIITKALAEGKKILFVPDRCLGQNIANMMGLKSCVIGDGTDPKEADIICYDGFCSVHQLFSVDDIEFYRNKYPGILIAVHPECDPAICDRADFVGSTSQLIKYITELPADQKVAVGTEFNMVNRLRPSNTYILSSTKPECPTMNETTLEDLYLALKAIEDGAPINEIEVDEDTAYWAKVALERMMAL is encoded by the coding sequence TTGAATACCGAAGAATTAAAACAAAAAATTATTGATCTTAAAAGCCGTCTCAGTGTCACCGTTGTGGCACACTTCTATCAGCGTGATGAAGTGTTTGAGATGGGAGATATCACGGGCGATTCTCTCGAATTGGCAAAACGTACGATGGCGGACGATAAAGAGTTTGTCGTATTTTGCGGTGTCGGATTCATGGGGCAAAGCGTTAAAATCCTCAGTCCGCACAAACGGGTCGTAATGCCAAAAGTCGCCTGCTGCGCGATGGCAAAAATGATCGACGGGCTCTATTATGACCAATCGATCCAGAAACTCGAAGATGCGGGGATCAAAGCGGAAGATATTTTACCGATCACCTATATCAATTCCGACGCTGCCGTAAAAGCCCGCGTCGGGAAAATGGGGGGGATGGTCTGCACCAGCTCCAACGCCAAAACGATTATTACCAAAGCACTCGCCGAGGGGAAAAAGATCCTTTTTGTCCCTGACCGCTGTTTGGGTCAAAACATCGCCAATATGATGGGACTCAAATCGTGCGTCATCGGAGACGGAACCGATCCGAAAGAGGCCGATATCATCTGTTATGACGGTTTTTGCTCCGTTCATCAGCTCTTCAGTGTCGACGACATCGAGTTCTATCGTAACAAATATCCGGGGATTTTGATCGCCGTTCATCCGGAATGCGATCCTGCTATCTGTGATCGTGCCGATTTCGTCGGATCGACGTCGCAGCTCATCAAGTACATTACGGAACTTCCTGCCGATCAAAAGGTGGCGGTAGGAACCGAGTTTAACATGGTCAACCGTCTGCGCCCTAGTAACACGTATATTCTTTCAAGTACCAAGCCTGAATGTCCGACGATGAACGAGACGACACTGGAAGATTTGTATCTCGCCCTCAAAGCGATCGAAGACGGTGCTCCGATCAATGAGATCGAGGTGGATGAAGATACGGCGTACTGGGCAAAAGTTGCACTTGAGAGGATGATGGCGCTATGA